In the genome of bacterium, the window AGGAATGTTTATGCATTGAATTTGAACCACAGTCTGTTCCATTCATTGCCAAACCAGAACTGGAGCTCGCCCACAAGGATAGAATCCTCACTTAAAAATACGTCCCCGATTTTTTTTGCGATGACGGGATCATTGTAGAGATCAAAGCCGTCAAACAGCTCACCGACATCGGCGGCGACCCGGATGATCAACAGAGCCTGGTACGCCTACTGACCTATGCCAACGAGTTTCATATCGAAGGGCTGTTGGCCACCAGTCGCCTGAACCATGGGTCTGACACCCGGCCTGAACAGATCGAGGCCCTGATCCAAGCCTATGCGCTGGTTTATGACAGCCTGCGCCATCACGCGGAAGGGTACCCTCTGCCGGATTCCCTGCAAGCCCTCGTCAAAAGCGGTTTGGGCGATCCCGAGAAACTGGGCGCCGGATGGGATACCCAGGCCTCCCGCTGGATCATCAAAGTCGCCGAGCGGCCGGACGAGCATCCACTGTAGATCAGCATCTGGGGCGGAAACCGCGAGCTCGCCCAGGCGCTGTGGAGCGTACGCGACCGGCTCGACGATAAGGCGTTAAATGCGTTCATAAAAAAAATCCGCGTCTTTGCCATCGCAGATCAGGACCGTTGGGGCTGCTGGATCAATGAGTTTTCCTGAGCTGTTTTATAGTTACGCCGGCTCTTGCAGCCATCGCTCCTGCCAGAGCTTTCGCGGCCAGTATCTCACCGGCGACACCTCGCTGCAAAACCGGCATTGGATCGATGCAAACGTGCGCAAAAACCATGGCCTGCTGGGGGCGCTCTCTCCACGCAATGGCAACGGCGTCAACGGCATGAAAGAGGGCGACACGCCCTCTTTTCTTTTCGTGTATAACAACGGGCTCATGAACCCCGAAC includes:
- a CDS encoding DUF1593 domain-containing protein, with protein sequence MSIWGGNRELAQALWSVRDRLDDKALNAFIKKIRVFAIADQDRWGCWINEFS
- a CDS encoding GxxExxY protein codes for the protein MQLLCKDESCKIIGACFEVYEEKGNGFIEEVYQECLCIEFEPQSVPFIAKPELELAHKDRILT
- a CDS encoding DUF1593 domain-containing protein, whose product is MIVEIKAVKQLTDIGGDPDDQQSLVRLLTYANEFHIEGLLATSRLNHGSDTRPEQIEALIQAYALVYDSLRHHAEGYPLPDSLQALVKSGLGDPEKLGAGWDTQASRWIIKVAERPDEHPL